One window of Cydia fagiglandana chromosome 19, ilCydFagi1.1, whole genome shotgun sequence genomic DNA carries:
- the LOC134673935 gene encoding uncharacterized protein LOC134673935 has protein sequence MDKSMGEMDVCDDEQLDTKKCYKCSYELLDNLNVVYNSSNSIFIFWNKYQLFLYENMNFKEATRIFIPEFSVHQIIISNNYLICLDSRGNVHVTSLKFKNTRKRLKTSFSPRERNILGFVECGEYVVSLKAESDTYFLCLNRINSDFQAKRKIPIFYKGETGIPRKTSQDKCLLTVYKVISHDEGIKQLFGINFIAKDTNLLIVSFDRMNVFACLFSSNMSQDDIQLIKLYSCPSEICNTQVVQLEELNVVIVLKSGTILKLPLQTTTQMVVPIHLNTAVNKFILLKDTLIYTDGLSTWKTENIFSKITFKQYFLRQVKDFVRLGDQLICTTFSKLIYVIPDDDISYLEPESEHCPAEKLLNNSEYLYRLLEEVDKNNLLIEKLNEEGNYITALALSNRQDLMDSILKNTITVYEHYEDAVKENPDLTMTEDLEEYFKAESVYFLIKIRIMQMEHLVNQVISQLFKNSKIHMSLFSEDKLLKTNSLNVSDSFYKINVLIPLDYPAMTNVSVVKVNIKIVTHLPGAFDSKEPMWTTLYRKEIILNSEHFIKTDLISSRLKSFKEPQESINDMIAKTASNLHGNLFKFTDTTNISDSEFSMYVKLPVNYADIFKNQELLSSLNTRKAEYLSKQLSSEEFLKSNSNLTFEIGRHKLNVEIVADDSPVLKVSGTDISKVLGVRNFFADLLHGDYKTIGPEIQYTDYAFYTNVENLQKNIKGSVENQHSDLQDLSEQLQKIIGSLPI, from the exons atggaTAAATCCATGGGTGAAATGGACGTCTGTGATGATGAACAATTAGATACGAAGAAATGCTACAAATGTAGTTACGAATTATTGGACAATTTAAACGTAGTGTACAACTCATCAAATTCAATCTTCATATTCTGGAATAAGTACCAGCTATTTCTGTACGAAAATATGAATTTCAAAGAAGCTACAAGAATATTCATTCCGGAGTTTAGTGTGCATCAGATtataatatcaaataattacttaatttgcCTAGACAGTCGTGGAAATGTGCACGTAACTTCGCTTAAATTCAAAAATACACGGAAACGTTTAAAGACGAGTTTTTCACCGCGAGAACGGAATATTTTAGGCTTCGTTGAATGTGGTGAATATGTAGTGAGTTTGAAGGCAGAATCAGACACTTATTTTCTGTGTTTAAATAGAATCAACAGTGATTTCCAAGCAAAAAGAAAGATTCCAATTTTTTATAAAGGTGAGACCGGGATACCGCGGAAAACTAGCCAAGATAAATGCTTGCTAACTGTTTACAAGGTTATTAGCCATGATGAAGGAATTAAGCAACTGTTTGGCATTAATTTTATAGCAAAGGATACAAATCTTTTAATTGTGTCTTTTGACAGAATGAATGTTTTTGCCTGTTTATTCAGTTCTAACATGTCGCAAGATGATATTCAGTTGATCAAGCTATACTCATGTCCATCGGAAATATGCAATACCCAAGTTGTACAGTTGGAAGAACTTAATGTGGTAATAGTTCTCAAGTCCGGAACCATTTTAAAGCTTCCGCTTCAGACAACAACACAAATGGTCGTTCCAATCCATTTAAACACTGCAGTTAACAAGTTTatattacttaaagatacattaaTATATACGGATGGTCTTTCTACGTGGAAAACTGAaaacatattttcaaaaataacATTCAAACAATATTTCCTCCGGCAGGTTAAGGACTTTGTCAGGCTCGGAGACCAATTGATCTGCACAACATTCTCGAAGCTCATATACGTGATACCAGATGATGACATAAGTTATCTCGAACCAGAATCGGAGCACTGCCCAGCTGAAAAATTACTAAACAATTCCGAATACTTGTACAGATTATTAGAAGAAGTggataaaaataatttgttgaTTGAAAAACTCAATGAGGAAGGGAACTACATAACAGCATTGGCATTATCTAACAGACAGGATTTAATGGACAGCATTTTGAAAAACACAATCACTGTTTATGAGCATTACGAGGATGCTGTCAAAGAAAATCCAGATTTAACAATGACTGAGGATTTAGAAGAGTATTTCAAAGCAGAATCAGTTTACTTTCtcataaaaataagaataatgcAAATGGAGCATTTAGTAAATCAAGTTATATCACAACTGTTTAAGAATTCCAAGATACACATGTCACTGTTTTCTGAAGATAAGCTGTTGAAAACTAACAGCCTTAATGTGTCGGActcattttataaaataaatgtgttaATACCGCTAGATTACCCAGCTATGACAAATGTGTCTGTTGTTAAAGTAAACATCAAAATAGTCACTCATCTGCCCGGGGCTTTTGATTCTAAAGAACCAATGTGGACAACACTGTACAGAAAAGAAATAATTCTAAACTCGGAACACTTCATCAAAACTGATTTAATTTCCAGCAGACTGAAAAGTTTCAAGGAACCACAAGAATCAATTAATGACATGATAGCAAAAACTGCCAGTAATCTACATGGGAATCTTTTTAAATTCACTGACACAACAAATATATCAGACTCTGAATTTTCCATGTACGTTAAACTACCAGTAAATTACGCTgatatatttaaaaatcagGAACTACTCAGTAGTTTGAATACAAGAAAAGCGGAGTATCTATCAAAACAACTTTCTTCGGAAGAGTTTTTGAAATCGAATAGTAACCTAACTTTTGAAATTGGAAGACACAAGCTGAACGTTGAGATAGTAGCAGACGATAGCCCGGTACTAAAAGTGTCTGGTACTGATATAAGCAAGGTGTTGGGTGTTCGAAACTTCTTTGCAGATCTACTTCATGGAGATTACAAGACAATTGGACCAGAAATTCAATATACGGATTATGCTTTCTATACCAATGttgag AATTTGCAAAAAAACATCAAAGGCAGCGTGGAAAATCAACACTCAGATCTTCAAGATTTATCTGAACAGTTACAGAAGATAATAGGGAGTTTACCAATTTGA
- the LOC134673796 gene encoding transcription factor AP-2-epsilon, protein MTFRCVPTFQAVSNDSSATWERLGGGGLGLGGGGFRGGGQPSLADFQPPYFPPPFAPAPHPASPHHQQQNHGMEYSGGGEAYAQHYAPQQLLPRHHTHHEHARLHRDHHDIHTHHLGHSGFGYGGGERRADYGAREQHEIALHHALHSEEAPNAGMDDTTGFMTDLPLLKTIKGRDGLGGSCAPNDVFCSVPGRLSLLSSTSKYKVTVGEVQRRLSPPECLNASLLGGVLRRAKSKNGGRLLREKLEKIGLNLPAGRRKAANVTLLTSLVEAEAVHLARDFGYVCETEFPARALAEYLARQYAEHDARRRRDLLQATKQVTKELMDLLNQDRSPLCNTRPPHLLEPAIQRHLTHFSLISHGFGGPAIVAALTAIQNFLNESLKHLDKLYPQSGMVSSSMDKTKMDPDIKK, encoded by the exons GAGCGCCTGGGCGGCGGCGGGCTGGGCCTGGGCGGCGGCGGCTTCCGCGGCGGCGGGCAGCCCTCGCTCGCCGACTTCCAGCCGCCCTACTTCCCGCCGCCCTTCGCCCCCGCGCCGCATCCTGCCAGCCCGCACCACCAACAACAG AACCATGGCATGGAATACAGCGGCGGTGGCGAGGCGTACGCGCAGCACTACGCGCCGCAACAGCTCCTGCCGCGCCACCACACGCACCACGAACACGCGCGGTTGCACCGCGACCATCACGACATTCACACGCACCAT TTGGGGCACAGTGGTTTCGGCtacggcggcggcgagcggcgCGCTGACTACGGAGCGAGGGAGCAGCATGAGATCGCTCTTCACCACGCACTGCACTCAGAGGAGGCGCCG aatgcCGGCATGGATGATACTACAGGGTTCATGACTGATCTACctttattaaaaa CGATAAAAGGGCGCGACGGCCTCGGCGGCTCATGCGCGCCCAACGACGTGTTCTGCTCAGTACCGGGACGGTTGTCACTACTGTCCTCAACGAGCAAGTACAAGGTGACAGTGGGGGAGGTGCAACGACGGTTGTCACCCCCAGAATGCCTCAACGCATCGCTGCTCGGCGGAGTTCTACGCCG AGCGAAGAGCAAAAATGGCGGCCGCCTACTACGGGAGAAGCTGGAAAAGATAGGACTGAACCTGCCGGCGGGCCGGCGGAAAGCTGCCAACGTCACTCTCCTCACTAGCCTTGTCGAAG CGGAGGCAGTGCACCTAGCACGTGACTTCGGCTACGTGTGCGAAACGGAGTTcccggcgcgcgcgctggcggAGTACCTCGCGCGGCAGTACGCGGAGCACGACGCGCGGCGGCGACGCGACCTACTGCAGGCCACTAAGCAG GTGACCAAGGAGCTAATGGACCTCCTTAACCAGGATCGTTCGCCGCTCTGTAATACGAGACCGCCGCACCTACTGGAGCCGGCCATACAACGGCATCTAACCCACTTCTCGCTCATCTCACACGGCTTCGGTGGACCGGCCATAGTGGCAGCACTGACTGCTATACAG AATTTCCTAAACGAGTCTCTCAAGCATTTAGACAAATTATACCCCCAAAGCGGTATGGTTTCGTCGTCAATGGACAAAACCAAAATGGACCCCGACATCAAGAAGTAA